In Asanoa sp. WMMD1127, one genomic interval encodes:
- the npdG gene encoding NADPH-dependent F420 reductase, translated as MAYDPSTLPDVTGLTVAIIGGTGDQGRGLAYRLARAGQRVLIGSRQQARATASAEEISALPGVTRAVEGGANADVAAAADLTIIAVPWAGHRDTVAGLRHALAGKLVVDCVNPLGFDSHGPYPLHVDEGSAVQQAAALLPESTVAAAFNHVSAPLLADPAVESMDLDVLICSEDRHLAGVVAALAARIPGMRGIYAGRLRNAHQIEAFTANLIAINRRYKAHAGLRVTDV; from the coding sequence ATGGCCTACGACCCCAGCACCCTGCCCGACGTGACCGGCCTGACCGTCGCCATCATCGGCGGCACCGGCGACCAGGGCCGCGGCCTGGCCTACCGGCTGGCCCGCGCCGGCCAGCGGGTGCTGATCGGCTCGCGCCAGCAGGCCCGGGCGACCGCGTCCGCCGAGGAGATCTCCGCGCTGCCGGGCGTGACCCGGGCGGTCGAGGGCGGCGCCAACGCCGACGTGGCCGCCGCGGCCGACCTGACGATCATCGCCGTGCCGTGGGCCGGTCACCGCGACACCGTGGCCGGGCTGCGCCACGCCCTCGCCGGGAAGCTGGTCGTCGACTGCGTCAACCCGCTCGGCTTCGACAGCCACGGGCCGTACCCGCTGCACGTCGACGAGGGCAGCGCCGTGCAGCAGGCGGCGGCGCTGCTGCCCGAGTCGACCGTGGCCGCCGCGTTCAACCACGTGAGCGCGCCGCTGCTGGCCGACCCGGCGGTCGAGTCGATGGACCTCGACGTGCTGATCTGCAGCGAGGACCGGCACCTGGCCGGGGTGGTCGCCGCGCTCGCGGCGCGGATTCCGGGCATGCGCGGCATCTACGCCGGCCGGCTGCGCAACGCGCACCAGATCGAGGCGTTCACCGCCAACCTGATCGCCATCAACCGCCGCTACAAGGCGCACGCCGGGCTCCGGGTGACCGACGTCTGA
- a CDS encoding MarR family transcriptional regulator — protein sequence MNADDSVIGRIETEVALLMRFGEATRRAIPVEAHRSLDRAAYVILRHLDEAGPQNVSALATRLNLDGSTVTRQVGAMERDGLIAREADPSDGRGTLVSATAAGLRRMSVVRAARAELYDEMLADWSDGDRAELATLLNRLNEALAARNRARRRP from the coding sequence ATGAACGCGGACGACTCCGTCATCGGTCGGATCGAGACCGAGGTCGCGCTCCTCATGCGCTTCGGCGAGGCGACCCGACGGGCCATCCCCGTGGAAGCCCACCGTTCCCTGGACCGGGCGGCCTACGTGATCCTGCGGCACCTCGACGAGGCCGGCCCGCAGAACGTCTCCGCGCTCGCCACCCGCCTCAACCTCGACGGCTCCACCGTGACCCGGCAGGTCGGCGCGATGGAGCGCGACGGCCTCATCGCCCGCGAGGCCGACCCCAGCGACGGCCGGGGCACGCTCGTCTCGGCCACCGCGGCGGGCCTGCGCCGGATGTCCGTTGTGCGGGCGGCCCGCGCCGAGCTCTACGACGAGATGCTGGCCGACTGGTCCGACGGGGATCGCGCCGAGCTGGCCACGCTGCTCAACCGCCTCAACGAGGCCCTGGCCGCGCGGAACCGGGCCCGCCGCCGCCCCTGA
- a CDS encoding cation transporter — translation MAIELAPGDRRAVLARRIRLLVAATIAYNVIEAVVAISAGAAASSTALIGFGLDSVIEVSSAAAVAWQFAGPDPRARERTTLRIIAVSFFALAAYVTIESVRALVGAAEADHSTIGLTLAAVSLAVMPLLSYAQRRAGRELGSLTAVADSKQTLLCTYLSGVLLVGLGLNSLFGWSWADPVAALVIAAVAVKEGREAWKGDACCAPTAGPRPESGCADGCCAPDTVDDPR, via the coding sequence ATGGCGATCGAGCTGGCGCCGGGCGACCGCCGGGCCGTGTTGGCCCGGCGGATCCGCCTGCTCGTCGCGGCGACCATCGCCTACAACGTCATCGAGGCGGTGGTCGCGATCAGCGCCGGCGCCGCCGCCTCGTCCACCGCGCTCATCGGTTTCGGCCTCGACTCGGTCATCGAGGTGTCGTCGGCGGCCGCGGTGGCGTGGCAGTTCGCCGGGCCCGACCCGCGGGCCCGCGAGCGGACGACCCTCCGGATCATCGCGGTCTCGTTCTTCGCGCTGGCCGCCTACGTCACCATCGAGTCGGTGCGCGCGCTGGTCGGTGCCGCCGAGGCCGACCATTCGACCATCGGCCTGACGCTGGCGGCGGTGTCGCTGGCCGTGATGCCGTTGCTGTCCTACGCCCAGCGCCGCGCCGGCCGGGAGCTCGGCTCGCTGACGGCGGTCGCCGACTCGAAACAGACGCTGCTGTGCACGTACCTCTCCGGTGTCCTGCTCGTCGGTCTCGGTCTCAACAGCTTGTTCGGCTGGTCGTGGGCCGACCCCGTCGCCGCCCTGGTCATCGCCGCGGTCGCGGTGAAGGAGGGCCGCGAGGCGTGGAAGGGCGACGCGTGCTGCGCGCCGACGGCCGGGCCGCGACCGGAATCCGGTTGCGCCGACGGTTGTTGCGCTCCAGACACAGTGGACGATCCGCGATAA
- a CDS encoding helical backbone metal receptor yields MNDDLGTPVPLAAPPRRVVSLVPSLTEAVAHTAPNLLVGATDWCVEPAGLDVARVGGTRYPDLARVRAAAPDLVLANAEENRREDVEALRAAGVPVWVTYPRTLDAALDSLERLMAALGPPEPPWLRAAREAWSHPFTGVRRRAVIPVWRRPWIVLGADTFAGDLLARLGVDNVYAGAAERYPRPPLAQLRAAGADLVVLPDEPYAFTADDGPEAFPGLPHALVSGRHLTWYGPSLAEARAVLEAVL; encoded by the coding sequence CTGAACGACGACCTCGGCACGCCCGTCCCGCTCGCCGCACCGCCGCGGCGGGTCGTCTCGCTGGTGCCGTCGCTGACCGAGGCGGTCGCCCATACGGCGCCAAACCTGCTGGTGGGCGCCACCGACTGGTGCGTGGAGCCGGCGGGCCTTGACGTCGCCCGGGTCGGAGGCACGAGGTACCCGGACCTCGCACGGGTACGGGCGGCCGCGCCCGACCTGGTGCTGGCGAACGCGGAGGAGAACCGCCGGGAGGACGTCGAGGCGCTGCGGGCCGCGGGCGTGCCGGTCTGGGTGACCTATCCGCGGACCCTGGACGCCGCGCTGGACTCGCTGGAGCGGCTCATGGCGGCGCTCGGTCCGCCGGAACCGCCTTGGCTGCGGGCCGCGCGCGAGGCCTGGTCACACCCGTTCACCGGCGTACGCCGCCGCGCGGTCATCCCGGTCTGGCGGCGACCCTGGATCGTGCTCGGCGCCGACACGTTCGCCGGCGACCTGCTGGCCCGGCTCGGCGTGGACAACGTCTATGCGGGCGCGGCCGAACGCTATCCGCGCCCACCGCTCGCACAGCTGCGGGCGGCGGGCGCGGACCTGGTCGTGCTGCCGGACGAGCCCTACGCGTTCACCGCGGACGACGGCCCGGAGGCGTTCCCGGGCCTGCCGCACGCGCTGGTCAGCGGCCGCCACCTGACCTGGTACGGCCCGTCCCTGGCGGAGGCCCGGGCGGTGCTAGAAGCTGTGCTCTGA
- a CDS encoding metalloregulator ArsR/SmtB family transcription factor: MRTTTHGSALARFGHALSDPTRARLLLALREAPGYPADLADLLGVTRQNLSNHLACLRGCGLVVAVPEGRRTRYELADGRLRHALGDLLDLVLVVDPAACADAETDGCC, encoded by the coding sequence ATGCGGACGACGACGCACGGCTCGGCACTGGCCCGGTTCGGGCACGCCCTGTCCGACCCGACGCGAGCGCGGCTGCTCCTGGCCTTGCGCGAGGCGCCCGGCTATCCCGCCGACCTGGCCGACCTGCTCGGCGTCACCCGGCAGAACCTGTCCAACCACCTCGCCTGCCTGCGCGGCTGCGGTCTGGTCGTGGCGGTGCCGGAGGGGCGGCGCACGCGCTACGAGCTCGCGGACGGTCGGCTGCGGCACGCCCTCGGCGACCTGCTCGACCTGGTGCTGGTGGTCGACCCGGCGGCCTGCGCCGACGCGGAGACCGACGGCTGCTGCTGA
- a CDS encoding DUF1048 domain-containing protein, with translation MSFWETITGSDLTREYKAFEARAAALPPDYQAAWRQIQGNLFPYGDFTGRNLMPILDGALGLLEEASADGQTIDEVLGDDIPGFCAALAGGEGARTYRDRWREQLNRNVARKLKRLGG, from the coding sequence ATGAGCTTCTGGGAAACCATTACGGGCAGCGACCTCACCCGGGAATACAAGGCGTTCGAGGCCCGGGCGGCGGCCCTGCCACCGGACTACCAGGCGGCCTGGCGACAGATCCAGGGCAACCTCTTCCCGTACGGCGATTTCACGGGTCGCAACCTCATGCCGATCCTCGACGGCGCCCTCGGTCTGCTCGAGGAGGCGTCGGCGGACGGGCAGACGATCGACGAGGTGCTCGGCGACGACATCCCCGGCTTCTGCGCGGCGTTGGCCGGGGGAGAGGGCGCCCGCACCTACCGCGACCGCTGGCGCGAGCAGTTGAACCGCAACGTCGCGCGCAAGCTGAAGAGGCTGGGAGGCTGA
- the panB gene encoding 3-methyl-2-oxobutanoate hydroxymethyltransferase — translation MPEQPSLYGGPPNRRVRTRELIAAKERGEKWPMLTAYDQYTAAIFDEAGIPVLLVGDSAANNVFGYATTLSVTADELLPLVKAVVRSTSRALVVGDLPFGSYEEGPTQALRTAVRFMKEGGCHAVKLEGGRRTAAQIEAITAAGIPVMAHIGFTPQSEHTLGGYRVQGRGDAAEEVIADAHAVAEAGAFAVVLEMVPAHVAKRITNEIAVPTVGIGAGPETDAQVLVWQDMAGMRTGKLPRFVKQYADLRGALRDAATAFGDEVRGGQFPSSEHSF, via the coding sequence ATGCCGGAGCAACCGTCCCTCTACGGCGGGCCCCCTAACCGCCGCGTACGCACCCGGGAGCTGATCGCCGCCAAGGAGCGCGGCGAGAAGTGGCCCATGCTGACCGCGTACGACCAGTACACGGCCGCGATCTTCGACGAGGCCGGTATTCCCGTGCTGCTCGTCGGCGACTCGGCCGCCAACAACGTGTTCGGCTACGCGACCACCCTGTCGGTCACCGCCGACGAGCTCCTGCCGCTCGTCAAGGCCGTGGTCCGGTCCACGAGCCGGGCGCTGGTCGTCGGCGACCTGCCGTTCGGCTCCTACGAGGAAGGGCCCACCCAGGCCCTGCGCACCGCCGTCCGGTTCATGAAGGAGGGCGGCTGCCACGCCGTCAAGCTCGAGGGCGGCCGGCGCACGGCGGCCCAGATCGAGGCGATCACCGCCGCCGGGATCCCGGTCATGGCGCACATCGGGTTCACGCCGCAGAGCGAGCACACGCTGGGCGGCTACCGGGTGCAGGGCCGGGGCGACGCGGCCGAGGAGGTGATCGCCGACGCGCACGCGGTGGCCGAGGCGGGCGCGTTCGCGGTGGTGCTGGAGATGGTGCCCGCGCACGTCGCCAAGCGGATCACCAACGAGATCGCCGTGCCGACCGTGGGCATCGGCGCCGGTCCCGAGACCGACGCCCAGGTGCTGGTGTGGCAGGACATGGCCGGGATGCGCACCGGCAAGCTGCCACGGTTCGTCAAGCAGTACGCCGACCTGCGCGGGGCCCTGCGGGACGCCGCGACCGCGTTCGGCGACGAGGTGCGTGGCGGGCAGTTCCCCAGCTCAGAGCACAGCTTCTAG
- a CDS encoding PadR family transcriptional regulator: MEELTEMLKGTLEGCVLEIISREETYGYAITRRLNELGFGDVIEGTVYTILLRLERNGLVEVTKRPSEVGPPRKFYMLNDAGRAELETFWAKWHYVSARIDKLREGGR; encoded by the coding sequence GTGGAAGAGCTGACGGAGATGTTGAAGGGGACCCTCGAGGGCTGCGTGCTCGAGATCATCAGTCGCGAGGAGACCTACGGCTACGCCATCACGCGCAGGCTCAACGAGCTCGGCTTCGGCGACGTCATCGAGGGGACGGTCTACACGATCCTGCTGCGGCTGGAGCGCAACGGGCTCGTCGAGGTGACCAAGCGGCCCTCCGAGGTCGGCCCGCCGCGCAAGTTCTACATGCTCAACGACGCCGGCCGGGCCGAGCTGGAGACGTTCTGGGCGAAATGGCACTACGTCTCGGCACGCATCGACAAGCTCAGGGAGGGCGGGAGATGA
- a CDS encoding DUF1048 domain-containing protein, with product MGIQDIIEGKKQWRAHVARVKALPPDYQIVYKEMQKYLFKVGPVDLADGRLLPGIVDFFEEGVAAGKGVMQLIGPDVAAFCDDLIKDSPTYADLYQQSVTGKAGS from the coding sequence GTGGGCATCCAGGACATCATCGAGGGCAAGAAGCAGTGGCGGGCGCACGTCGCGCGGGTCAAGGCGCTGCCGCCGGACTACCAGATCGTCTACAAGGAGATGCAGAAGTACCTGTTCAAGGTCGGACCGGTCGACCTGGCCGACGGCCGCCTGCTCCCCGGGATCGTCGACTTCTTCGAGGAGGGCGTCGCGGCCGGCAAGGGCGTCATGCAGCTCATCGGCCCGGACGTCGCCGCCTTCTGCGACGACCTGATCAAGGACTCACCCACCTACGCCGACCTCTACCAGCAGTCCGTCACCGGGAAGGCCGGGAGCTGA
- a CDS encoding NAD+ synthase produces the protein MPTLRIALAQVNPTVGDLAGNARIVRSTTRAAADAGARLVVFPEMMLTGYPIEDLVFRQSFLTATCAAITRLAADLDADGLGEIPVAVGYLDADGPPAVNVATDPSAGPRNALAVLHRGRVAARYFKHHLPNYGVFDEDRYFVPGNTLVVVRVDGIDIGLTICEDMWQVGGPFAAARRAGVGLVLTVNGSPFELHKDDTRLALVRRRAAEADATVAYLNMVGGQDELVFDGDSMIVSAGGEVLARAPQLAEHLLVHDLDLPLGLLPPPPSTPPLAPAARVELAGDEMGIERVHISDPHRALAETPVSGGQAERLTDEAEVWGALVLGLRDYVRKNGFRKVALGLSGGIDSSVVAAIAVDALGAADVIGVSMPSRYSSGHSRDDAAEMAKRTGLEYRVHEIQPMVDSFLATMSLSGLALENLQARVRGVILMSISNQEGPLVLTTGNKSELAVGYSTLYGDSVGGFNPLKDVPKTLVWKLARWRNDEALRIGEEPPIPENSIAKPPSAELRPDQLDSDSLPDYDELDAILLSYVDGDKGRADLIAAGHDAAVVDRVLRLVDLAEYKRRQSAPGTKISIKAFGRDRRLPITSRWRETGPDEV, from the coding sequence ATGCCCACGTTGCGCATCGCGCTCGCCCAGGTGAACCCGACGGTCGGCGACCTCGCCGGCAACGCCCGCATCGTCCGGTCCACCACGCGCGCCGCCGCCGACGCGGGCGCCCGCCTCGTCGTGTTCCCGGAGATGATGCTCACGGGCTACCCGATAGAGGACCTGGTGTTCCGCCAGTCCTTTCTGACCGCCACCTGCGCGGCCATCACGCGGCTGGCAGCCGACCTGGACGCCGACGGGCTCGGCGAGATCCCCGTGGCGGTCGGCTACCTCGACGCCGACGGGCCGCCCGCGGTCAACGTCGCGACCGACCCGTCCGCCGGCCCGCGCAACGCCCTGGCGGTGCTGCACCGGGGCCGGGTCGCGGCCCGCTACTTCAAGCATCACCTGCCCAACTACGGCGTCTTCGACGAGGACCGTTACTTCGTGCCCGGCAACACCCTGGTCGTGGTCCGCGTCGACGGCATCGACATCGGGCTGACGATCTGCGAGGACATGTGGCAGGTCGGTGGCCCGTTCGCGGCAGCCCGCCGGGCCGGGGTGGGCCTTGTGCTGACCGTCAACGGCTCGCCGTTCGAGCTGCACAAGGACGACACCCGGCTGGCGCTGGTGCGGCGACGGGCCGCCGAGGCCGACGCGACGGTGGCCTACCTGAACATGGTCGGCGGCCAGGACGAGCTCGTGTTCGACGGCGACTCCATGATCGTCTCGGCCGGCGGCGAGGTGCTGGCCCGTGCGCCGCAGCTGGCCGAGCACCTGCTGGTGCACGACCTCGACCTGCCGCTGGGCCTGCTGCCACCGCCGCCCTCGACACCGCCGCTGGCTCCGGCCGCGCGGGTCGAGCTGGCCGGCGACGAGATGGGCATCGAGCGGGTGCACATCTCCGACCCGCACCGCGCGCTGGCGGAGACCCCGGTATCGGGCGGCCAGGCCGAGCGCCTGACCGACGAGGCGGAGGTGTGGGGCGCGCTCGTGCTCGGGCTGCGCGACTACGTCCGCAAGAACGGCTTCCGCAAGGTCGCGCTGGGCCTTTCCGGTGGCATCGACTCGTCGGTGGTCGCGGCCATCGCCGTCGACGCCCTCGGCGCGGCCGACGTCATCGGGGTCTCGATGCCCAGCCGCTACTCGTCGGGCCACTCCCGGGACGACGCGGCCGAGATGGCCAAGCGCACGGGGCTCGAATACCGCGTCCACGAGATCCAGCCCATGGTCGACAGCTTCCTGGCCACGATGTCGCTGTCGGGCCTCGCGCTGGAGAACCTCCAGGCCCGCGTCCGCGGCGTGATCCTGATGTCGATCTCCAACCAGGAGGGCCCGCTGGTGCTCACCACGGGCAACAAGAGCGAGCTGGCGGTCGGCTACTCGACCCTCTACGGCGACTCGGTCGGCGGCTTCAACCCGCTCAAGGACGTGCCGAAGACCCTGGTCTGGAAACTCGCCCGCTGGCGCAATGACGAGGCGCTGCGGATCGGCGAGGAGCCGCCGATCCCGGAGAACTCGATCGCCAAGCCGCCGAGCGCGGAACTGCGCCCGGACCAGCTCGACAGCGACTCGCTGCCCGACTACGACGAGCTCGACGCGATCCTGCTGTCCTACGTCGACGGCGACAAGGGCCGCGCCGACCTGATCGCCGCCGGCCACGACGCGGCGGTCGTCGACCGTGTCCTGCGCCTGGTCGACCTGGCCGAATACAAGCGCCGCCAGTCGGCCCCCGGCACCAAGATCTCCATCAAGGCCTTCGGCCGCGACCGCCGCCTCCCGATCACCAGCCGCTGGCGCGAGACCGGCCCCGACGAGGTGTGA
- a CDS encoding RNB domain-containing ribonuclease encodes MVTRRVRAPHFDFAALRRELELPDSFPPAAQREAEQAAAAPLPERPDRTDIPFVTIDPVGSRDLDQAMCLSRRPQGYRVHYAIADVAAFVRPGGELEAETWRRGQTVYLPDGNVPLHPVALSEGAASLLPERTRAAVLWTIDLDADGATTAVTLERALVRSRAQLDYGTVQGQLDAGTAPEPIALLPEIGARLVERGLDRGAINLPLPEQEIEPDGAGYRLVLRAPLPSEEHNAQISLLTGVAAADIMLAGRVGLLRTMPPPDPDAVERLRAAAHALGIDWPAGAPVGRVISAVDAADPRGAAFLDQAAELMRGAGYTAFDGEPPEQSGHGGVAAPYAHVTAPLRRLADRYATEVCLALTAAQDVPEWARAALPKLPKVMSATDRVSGAAARGAVDLTEAVLLQDRIGETFDAAVVDVDSPRRTAPAPADAADGRQPGGTVALDAPPVRARCTGDLPLGERVRVTLVTADPVKRTVQFTRK; translated from the coding sequence GTGGTGACCCGACGCGTCCGAGCGCCCCACTTCGACTTCGCCGCGCTGCGTCGCGAGCTGGAGCTGCCCGACAGTTTCCCGCCCGCGGCGCAGCGCGAGGCCGAGCAGGCGGCGGCCGCCCCGCTGCCCGAGCGGCCGGACCGCACCGACATCCCGTTCGTCACGATCGACCCGGTCGGCTCCCGCGACCTCGACCAGGCGATGTGCCTGAGCCGCCGCCCGCAGGGCTACCGCGTGCACTACGCGATCGCCGACGTGGCGGCCTTCGTGCGCCCCGGCGGCGAGCTCGAGGCGGAGACCTGGCGCCGCGGCCAGACCGTCTACCTGCCCGACGGCAACGTCCCGCTGCACCCCGTCGCGCTCAGCGAAGGCGCGGCCAGCCTGCTGCCGGAGCGCACCCGCGCCGCCGTGCTGTGGACCATCGACCTCGACGCCGACGGCGCGACCACGGCCGTCACGCTCGAACGGGCGCTCGTGCGCAGCCGGGCCCAGCTCGACTACGGCACCGTGCAGGGCCAGCTCGACGCGGGCACCGCCCCCGAGCCGATCGCCCTGCTGCCGGAGATCGGCGCCCGGCTCGTCGAGCGCGGCCTCGACCGCGGCGCGATCAACCTGCCGCTGCCCGAACAGGAGATCGAGCCCGACGGGGCCGGCTACCGGCTCGTGCTGCGGGCGCCGCTGCCTTCCGAGGAGCACAACGCGCAGATCTCGCTGCTGACCGGCGTCGCGGCGGCCGACATCATGCTCGCCGGCCGGGTGGGCCTGCTGCGCACCATGCCGCCGCCGGACCCGGACGCGGTCGAGCGGCTCCGCGCCGCCGCGCACGCGCTCGGCATCGACTGGCCGGCGGGCGCGCCGGTGGGCCGGGTCATCAGCGCCGTCGACGCGGCCGACCCGCGCGGCGCCGCGTTCCTCGACCAGGCGGCCGAGCTCATGCGCGGCGCCGGCTACACGGCCTTCGACGGCGAGCCGCCGGAGCAGTCCGGGCACGGTGGCGTGGCGGCCCCGTACGCCCACGTGACGGCCCCGCTGCGCCGGTTGGCCGACCGGTACGCCACCGAGGTCTGCCTGGCCCTCACGGCGGCGCAGGACGTCCCGGAGTGGGCCCGCGCCGCGCTGCCGAAGCTGCCCAAGGTGATGAGCGCGACCGACCGGGTCAGCGGCGCGGCCGCCCGCGGCGCCGTCGACCTGACCGAGGCGGTGCTGCTCCAGGACCGGATCGGCGAGACGTTCGACGCGGCCGTGGTCGACGTCGACAGCCCCCGCCGCACGGCCCCGGCGCCGGCCGACGCCGCCGACGGCCGCCAGCCCGGCGGCACGGTCGCGCTCGACGCCCCACCGGTCCGCGCGCGGTGCACCGGCGACCTCCCGCTCGGCGAGCGGGTCCGGGTGACCCTGGTCACCGCCGACCCGGTCAAACGGACGGTGCAGTTCACCCGGAAGTGA
- a CDS encoding aldo/keto reductase, whose translation MREIQIAPGVAMPMIGLGTAGLHGAGGGQAVRTALALGYRLVDTATAYGNEREVGQALRDVDRSTVFLTTKLRPEDAGREPAVLAASLHALGVDHLDLWLIHWPVSGGAGVASWSAMLEARAEGLVRAVGVSNYSPALVDELIAATGEAPAVNQIPWSPSLHDPALLAAFRDRGVVVEGYSPLRRTNLDHPALRSVASSRGVPVSEVVIAWHLAHDVVAIPRSADPERQRSNLAAASLRLSPAEVAAIDALAQG comes from the coding sequence ATGCGGGAGATCCAGATCGCGCCCGGCGTGGCGATGCCGATGATCGGGCTGGGCACGGCGGGGCTGCACGGCGCGGGCGGCGGGCAGGCCGTGCGGACCGCGCTGGCACTGGGCTACCGGCTCGTCGACACGGCGACGGCCTACGGCAACGAGCGCGAGGTGGGCCAGGCGCTGCGCGACGTCGACCGCTCCACGGTTTTCCTGACCACCAAGCTGCGTCCCGAGGACGCCGGCCGGGAGCCCGCGGTGCTGGCGGCCAGCCTGCACGCGCTGGGCGTCGACCACCTCGACCTGTGGCTCATCCATTGGCCGGTGTCGGGTGGGGCCGGTGTGGCGTCGTGGTCGGCCATGCTGGAAGCCCGCGCCGAGGGCCTGGTGCGGGCGGTGGGCGTGTCCAACTACTCGCCGGCGCTGGTCGACGAGCTGATCGCGGCGACCGGCGAGGCGCCGGCGGTCAACCAGATCCCGTGGAGCCCGTCGCTGCACGACCCGGCGCTGCTGGCCGCCTTCCGCGACCGCGGCGTGGTGGTCGAGGGCTACAGCCCGCTGCGCCGCACGAACCTCGACCATCCGGCGTTGCGGTCGGTGGCCTCGTCGCGCGGCGTACCGGTGTCCGAAGTGGTCATCGCCTGGCACCTGGCGCACGACGTGGTGGCCATTCCGCGATCGGCGGACCCGGAACGGCAGCGCAGCAACCTGGCCGCCGCTTCGCTGCGCCTCTCCCCCGCGGAGGTCGCCGCTATCGACGCGCTGGCCCAGGGCTGA